Below is a genomic region from Cyanobacterium sp. T60_A2020_053.
AAAAATGCAACAGTTAGCGCTTAATGAGACAATTATTTAGAGTGTAATGCTAAAGTTTTGTAATCGATTATTGAGCAATCATGAATTTATTTAAGAAGAAAAATAAGAATGATTAGTAATAAACAAGAATTATTGAATAGGATAACGTTTAATCCTCAACAATGTGGCGGTAAACCTTGCATTCGAGGCATGAGAATTAGAGTTTCTGATATTTTAGAAATGTTAGCTTTAAATATAGAAAATGACGAAATTTTAACAGATTTTCCTGATTTGGAATTGCAAGACATTCAAGCCTGTCTTATTTTTGCTCTACAATATACTAATATTCCACGATTGACGGCATGAAGTTTTGGATTGATGCACAATTACCACCACAGTTAGCTGATTGGCTAAAAGAAACTTTCTTGGTAGAGGCTTTTTCTCTGAGGGATTTGGGTTTAAGAGATGCCGAAGATAGAGAAATTTTTGAAAAAGCAAAATCAGAAGAAGTTATCATAATTACGAAGGATAGAGATTTTTTAGAGTTAATTAATCGTTTTAATTCTCCTCCTCAAATTTTATGGGTTACTTGTGGTAACGTAACTAATCGCAGTTTAAAAATCATTTTTGCTGAAACGTTTGTTTCCGCTTTGGAGTTATTTAAACAGGGAGAAAAGATTGTAGAAATTGGAGATAAGTATAATCAAATATAAATACAAAAAAACCCGAAGTTACATACAACTACTTTTGTTTCAAATCATATTCCATCAATTTAATTGATAGTAATAACTCTACAAAGGTGCGCTGAAATGTGTAATATAAACCGCGCCAACCGTCAAAAATTAATTGTTTATAAAACAGACAATAAAAAAAGATGATGAAGGGCGCTATTACTTTACGTTGACGAATTTTATCCCTTAAATCTAATTCAGTGCTTGATGTTTGCCTTAATTTCTCTGTTTCTAGGTTTAAATATCTATCCTGCGCCCACAACCAGCGCCCGACTGACTTGCGGTCATCATGATATATGATTGATTTTAGTGTGCCATACTCTCCCTGTAGTTGCAAAATTTGAGTGTGACCATCATCAATATAGCGCCCTTCACCGTTTTTAAATAAGACGATGCGAGGGGTTAAGTTATCTTTGCGTAAAGGATGCCCAAATACACAGTATTTAAAACCCACACTGTAACCGTTGTCAGAGGATGATGGGCTAAAAGATTTTAATTCAGTTAATAATTCTTCACTGAGAATATAATCAGCATCAAGAGTTAATACCCATTCGGTTTTTACTTCATCTAAGCCAAAATTCCACTGTTGGGCATGGGTGTCAAAGGTGCGCTGAATAACCCGACATTGAGGATATTGGGCAATAATTTCTAAGGTTTTATCGTTACTGTAACTATCAATAATCACAATTTCTTTTGCCCATGTTAGACGTTGCAAAGTGCGCTGGATATTCGCTTCTTCGTTGTAAGTTAGAATTAGTGGGGTAACGTGATCGAGAAATTGTGTTTTATTCATCGTTGATTCTGATAGCTTTGTCAGGTTAATTTAAGATTAAATTAAGCGATATTCACTTAAACTATAAATTATTGCTAGTTCATTATAGGTGAGATTGTATGGGATACGATGTAGAAACTTCGGTAATCAAGAGATATGAGGAGGGCGCTAAACAGCCTCAACCTAGTTTATGTTGTCCAACTCAATATGATGATCAATATCTCCAGATTATCCCTGATGAAATTATCGCCAAAGATTATGGTTGTGGTGATCCCACTCGCTACGTTAATCCGGGTGAAATTGTCCTTGATTTGGGATCGGGCGCTGGAAAAAACTGCTATATCATAGCTCAAAAGGTGGGCGCTACTGGTCAAGTAATCGGTGTTGATTTTAATGATGAAATGCTTAATCTTGCCCGTAAATATCAAGATCAAATTGCTGATCAATTAGGATACCATAATGTGCAGTTTGTCAAGGGTAAAATTCAAGATTTAAAGTTACCTTTAGCCAAAGTTGAAGAATATTTATCTAATCATACTATTGCTAATTTAGACCAGTTAAGAGAGTTTGAGGGGATGGGCGCTTTTTGGCGTGAAAATGAGCCTTTAATTAATGATAATTCTATTGATGTGGTCGTTTCTAATTGTGTTTTAAATTTGGTTAAATCAGATGATAAAAGACAACTTTTTAACGAAATTTATCGAGTCTTAAAAAAAGGTGGTCGGGCAGTTATTTCTGATATAGTTTCTGATGAAAATATCCCCCAAGAAATGATGAATGATCCTGATCTATGGAGTGGTTGTTTGGCGGGCGCTTTTCGGGAAGATTTATTTTTGAAAATGTTTGCTGATGCTGGTTTTTATGGTATAGAAATTATTGATCGTCAAGACACTCCTTGGCAGGTAATTAATGGTATTGAATTTCGATCTTTAACTGTTAGGGCTTATAAAGGTAAAGAGGGAGAATGCAAGGAAAGAAATCAAGCGGTAATTTATAAAGGTCCTTGGCGTAAGGTAGAAGATGATGATGGTCATGTGTTTTATCGGGGGGAAAGAATGGCGGTTTGTGATAAAACTTTTAATATTTTAACTGAGGAAAATAGCCCTTATCAAAATAGTATAATTCCTGTCTCTCCTTTACAAGAAATACCTTTAGAAAATGCTACTGATTTTAATTGTCAAACTAACAGAAGGGGGCAGAAAAAAGCAGCTTTAAGAAGTCCTCAAGAAACGAAAGGAAATTATTATATTGATAATAAAATCGAGAGTAAACCTTCTTGTTGTTAATATCGCAGGTTTACC
It encodes:
- a CDS encoding DUF433 domain-containing protein, producing MSNKQELLNRITFNPQQCGGKPCIRGMRIRVSDILEMLALNIENDEILTDFPDLELQDIQACLIFALQYTNIPRLTA
- a CDS encoding DUF5615 family PIN-like protein, whose amino-acid sequence is MKFWIDAQLPPQLADWLKETFLVEAFSLRDLGLRDAEDREIFEKAKSEEVIIITKDRDFLELINRFNSPPQILWVTCGNVTNRSLKIIFAETFVSALELFKQGEKIVEIGDKYNQI
- a CDS encoding glycosyltransferase family 2 protein; amino-acid sequence: MNKTQFLDHVTPLILTYNEEANIQRTLQRLTWAKEIVIIDSYSNDKTLEIIAQYPQCRVIQRTFDTHAQQWNFGLDEVKTEWVLTLDADYILSEELLTELKSFSPSSSDNGYSVGFKYCVFGHPLRKDNLTPRIVLFKNGEGRYIDDGHTQILQLQGEYGTLKSIIYHDDRKSVGRWLWAQDRYLNLETEKLRQTSSTELDLRDKIRQRKVIAPFIIFFYCLFYKQLIFDGWRGLYYTFQRTFVELLLSIKLMEYDLKQK
- a CDS encoding methyltransferase domain-containing protein encodes the protein MGYDVETSVIKRYEEGAKQPQPSLCCPTQYDDQYLQIIPDEIIAKDYGCGDPTRYVNPGEIVLDLGSGAGKNCYIIAQKVGATGQVIGVDFNDEMLNLARKYQDQIADQLGYHNVQFVKGKIQDLKLPLAKVEEYLSNHTIANLDQLREFEGMGAFWRENEPLINDNSIDVVVSNCVLNLVKSDDKRQLFNEIYRVLKKGGRAVISDIVSDENIPQEMMNDPDLWSGCLAGAFREDLFLKMFADAGFYGIEIIDRQDTPWQVINGIEFRSLTVRAYKGKEGECKERNQAVIYKGPWRKVEDDDGHVFYRGERMAVCDKTFNILTEENSPYQNSIIPVSPLQEIPLENATDFNCQTNRRGQKKAALRSPQETKGNYYIDNKIESKPSCC